A single genomic interval of Geotrypetes seraphini chromosome 1, aGeoSer1.1, whole genome shotgun sequence harbors:
- the LOC117350066 gene encoding olfactory receptor 6N1-like encodes MDEKNETAVREFILVGQLHLLHQPTLIFSLLFIVYMMSLAGNSLIISIVKLDARLHSPMYFFLCNLSILEIFYTSTTIPTILSISLTQEKRLSVASCLSQIYFLHFLGVTECLLLAAMAYDRYLAICRPLHYRTMMKGTVCLSLAIICWLSGMLESLILTFMTSRLLFCGPKTIANFFCDIPPLLKLACMDTHVNELVLSLAGGLVVLLPFLFILLTYVWIISTILKIRSAQGRQKAFSTCASHLTVVGIFYGTVIFMYVRPSSLYSSDRDKLVSLVYTVFTPMLNPLIYSLRNNDVKRALKKVFNCKISSHTVKK; translated from the coding sequence ATGGATGAAAAAAATGAAACAGCTGTGAGAGAGTTTATCCTGGTGGGACAGTTACACCTCCTACATCAACCCACGCTAATCTTCTCACTGCTGTTTATTGTATACATGATGAGCCTGGCAGGAAATTCTCTAATCATCTCCATTGTGAAGCTCGACGCGCGCCTTCATAGCCCAATGTACTTCTTTCTCTGCAATTTGTCCATTCTGGAAATCTTCTATACCTCAACCACAATCCCCACTATCCTTTCCATTTCCCTGACACAGGAGAAGCGACTCTCGGTTGCCAGCTGCCTTTCACAGATTTATTTCTTACACTTCTTGGGTGTGACAGAGTGCTTGCTTTTAGCGGCAATGGCATATGATCGTTATCTGGCCATTTGCAGGCCACTGCATTATAGGACTATGATGAAAGGAACTGTCTGTCTGTCCTTGGCTATCATCTGTTGGCTCAGTGGTATGCTGGAGTCCCTGATTTTGACTTTTATGACTTCTAGGTTGCTTTTCTGTGGGCCTAAGACTATAGCCAACTTCTTCTGTGATATCCCACCACTCCTGAAGTTGGCCTGTATGGATACTCATGTCAATGAGCTTGTGTTAAGTCTAGCAgggggcctggtggtcctccttcccttcctatttATCCTGCTGACTTATGTTTGGATCATTTCAACCATACTGAAGATACGTTCTGCCCAAGGCCGACAGAAGGCTTTCTCTACTTGTGCATCACACCTCACTGTGGTCGGCATCTTCTATGGGACTGTCATTTTCATGTATGTGAGACCCTCCTCTCTCTATTCTTCTGACCGAGACAAGCTGGTTTCCCTTGTGTACACAGTGTTTACTCCTATGCTAAATCCCCTTATCTATAGCCTGAGGAACAATGATGTCAAAAGAGCCCTGAAGAAAGTCTTTAACTGCAAAATTTCATCGCACACTGTAAAGAAATGA